From the genome of Elusimicrobiaceae bacterium, one region includes:
- a CDS encoding zinc ribbon domain-containing protein, producing the protein MALQPFTKNFADNSTEAGFQFTFFCDSCRDGYKTRFIESKTYRKKGLFRMLGNAASIVGQMTGHSGIGSNLERGADAISATFNGMSPDWHKEHEAAFELAQNEAKEHFHRCPKCKNYVCEADWNEQEGLCVDDAPRVNVEVAAAKAGKMVKDIKDTAEATAVFTGRIESRQTVCPECGKPAGEGKFCNNCGSPLGLPKCPKCGAVNQQGTRFCGECGTKL; encoded by the coding sequence ATGGCGTTACAACCTTTCACAAAAAATTTCGCGGACAACAGCACTGAAGCGGGCTTCCAGTTCACTTTTTTCTGCGACAGCTGCCGCGACGGCTACAAGACCAGGTTCATCGAATCCAAGACTTACAGGAAAAAAGGCCTGTTCAGAATGCTCGGCAACGCCGCCAGCATAGTCGGGCAGATGACCGGGCATAGCGGCATCGGGTCGAATCTCGAACGCGGAGCGGACGCCATATCGGCCACGTTCAACGGCATGTCGCCGGACTGGCATAAAGAACACGAAGCCGCTTTCGAACTCGCGCAGAACGAGGCGAAAGAGCATTTTCACCGCTGCCCCAAATGCAAAAACTATGTATGCGAAGCCGACTGGAACGAACAGGAGGGGCTTTGCGTGGACGACGCGCCCCGGGTAAACGTGGAAGTGGCGGCGGCAAAAGCCGGAAAAATGGTCAAGGATATAAAAGATACGGCGGAAGCTACGGCGGTTTTCACCGGCAGGATAGAAAGCAGACAGACCGTTTGCCCCGAATGCGGCAAACCCGCCGGCGAAGGGAAATTCTGCAATAACTGCGGCAGTCCGCTGGGCTTGCCGAAATGCCCGAAATGCGGAGCGGTCAATCAGCAGGGCACGCGCTTCTGCGGGGAATGCGGCACCAAACTATAA
- a CDS encoding zinc ribbon domain-containing protein — protein sequence MAGYKHPCRYCGKLIPPEANVCPVCGKANPLGPLRCPKCRNPIETGWQKCGHCGLPLEINCPVCGKPTFFCDYCQHCSGRLTVTCPNPKCKSEQPPLSDICVKCGKKLK from the coding sequence ATGGCTGGCTATAAACATCCGTGCCGTTACTGCGGCAAACTGATCCCGCCGGAGGCGAATGTCTGCCCGGTCTGCGGAAAAGCAAACCCGCTGGGCCCGTTGCGGTGCCCAAAATGCCGCAACCCTATTGAAACAGGCTGGCAGAAATGCGGCCACTGCGGACTCCCGCTTGAAATCAACTGTCCAGTCTGCGGCAAACCGACGTTTTTCTGCGATTACTGCCAGCACTGCTCCGGCCGGCTGACGGTGACCTGCCCGAACCCGAAATGCAAATCCGAACAGCCGCCTTTAAGCGACATCTGCGTCAAATGCGGCAAAAAATTGAAATAG
- a CDS encoding glycosyltransferase family 87 protein codes for MPTPLLFQNDRIPAGLKQGRLRLIAFITLAGFALSYFYFTLRLSPQGGFLNLASDRFNDFFNMLRISADPYARAIVIGNSFPFLQRVYWAFSLLPLWAARWLWLLTFAGFGLTALYRGFKTGDRTGDALNTLAVFCFSYPVLFAIDRGNFETYTFMCVYLFATAFAAGKRNLAAVFLGIAMAMKPFPAAFLGLLLAEKEFDCAARSVATAVGLSLACYASYPGGLFENFARHTLILQLYHYGYVYGYGGVVYSHSLFGAIKALLGAPTLPYELWWLVRAWGLAALALAGSLVWFAGRRRTELRFWEKTALFVCAMNLLPYSSGDYKLLHLLTPLIFFANEPDAGPFDRWYAVVFGLLLIPKGFIMRAGINEGVIINPLLMLCMAGLIIYSRRAQAPERG; via the coding sequence ATGCCGACACCGTTACTCTTTCAGAATGACAGAATCCCAGCCGGCCTGAAGCAGGGCAGGCTCAGGCTGATAGCGTTCATAACGCTTGCCGGATTTGCGCTTTCATATTTCTATTTCACGCTGCGGCTTTCGCCGCAGGGCGGTTTCCTCAACCTCGCGAGCGACCGGTTCAACGATTTTTTCAACATGCTGCGCATCTCGGCGGATCCCTATGCGCGCGCGATCGTGATTGGCAACAGTTTCCCGTTTCTGCAGCGCGTGTACTGGGCTTTCTCGCTGCTGCCGCTGTGGGCGGCGCGGTGGCTGTGGCTGCTGACTTTCGCCGGGTTCGGGCTGACGGCTCTGTACAGGGGCTTTAAGACCGGCGACCGCACGGGCGACGCACTCAACACCCTGGCCGTGTTCTGCTTTTCCTACCCGGTGCTGTTTGCGATAGACCGCGGCAATTTCGAAACCTATACGTTCATGTGCGTGTACCTGTTCGCCACGGCGTTTGCGGCAGGCAAACGCAATCTGGCGGCGGTGTTTCTTGGCATCGCGATGGCCATGAAGCCGTTCCCGGCGGCGTTTCTGGGCCTGCTGCTGGCGGAGAAGGAGTTTGACTGCGCGGCCAGGTCGGTTGCGACGGCGGTTGGCTTATCGCTGGCCTGCTACGCCTCTTATCCCGGCGGGCTGTTTGAAAATTTCGCAAGGCACACGCTCATCCTGCAGCTGTACCACTACGGCTACGTTTACGGCTACGGCGGAGTGGTGTACAGCCATTCGCTGTTCGGCGCGATAAAAGCGCTGCTCGGCGCGCCCACCCTGCCGTATGAACTGTGGTGGCTGGTGCGGGCGTGGGGACTGGCCGCGCTCGCGCTCGCCGGCTCGCTGGTGTGGTTTGCCGGACGCAGAAGAACGGAATTGCGGTTCTGGGAAAAAACCGCGCTGTTCGTATGCGCGATGAATCTGCTGCCCTATTCTTCGGGCGACTATAAACTTTTGCATCTGCTGACTCCGCTGATATTTTTTGCTAACGAACCGGACGCCGGCCCGTTCGACCGGTGGTACGCCGTTGTGTTCGGCCTGCTCCTTATCCCGAAAGGCTTTATCATGCGGGCGGGAATAAATGAGGGAGTAATCATCAATCCGCTGCTGATGCTTTGCATGGCGGGCCTGATAATTTACAGCCGCCGCGCGCAGGCGCCGGAACGGGGCTGA